One window from the genome of Cyclobacterium amurskyense encodes:
- a CDS encoding GPW/gp25 family protein, translated as MEEELDFLGKGWSFPPTFDKDSGMVEMRSGSVDIQESLWILLSTRLGERVMQPKYGCQLDELQFENLNRTTITYISELIRTAILYHEPRIEVEKIEIEEEGLIAGKVLIKLSYLVRSTNSRMNMVYPYYINEGTSI; from the coding sequence ATGGAAGAAGAATTAGATTTTCTAGGTAAAGGTTGGAGCTTTCCACCAACCTTTGACAAGGATTCAGGAATGGTGGAGATGCGATCAGGATCGGTAGATATCCAAGAAAGCTTGTGGATTCTGCTGTCTACCAGATTAGGTGAAAGGGTAATGCAACCCAAGTATGGATGTCAGCTGGATGAATTGCAATTCGAAAATTTAAACCGAACAACCATAACCTATATCTCAGAATTAATTCGTACCGCCATTTTGTACCATGAACCAAGGATTGAAGTAGAAAAAATCGAAATAGAAGAAGAAGGATTAATTGCGGGTAAAGTATTGATAAAGTTGAGCTATTTGGTCAGAAGTACCAACTCAAGAATGAATATGGTTTACCCTTACTATATTAATGAAGGAACATCGATTTAA
- a CDS encoding PAAR domain-containing protein produces the protein MGMPAARITDMHVCPMVNPGGAPHVGGPILPPGEATVLIGGMPAARVGDMATCAGPPDSIVAGSSTVFIGGMPAARMGDSTTHGGSIVAGLATVLIG, from the coding sequence ATGGGAATGCCAGCAGCAAGAATCACAGACATGCATGTTTGCCCTATGGTAAATCCCGGAGGGGCACCTCATGTAGGCGGGCCAATTTTACCACCCGGGGAGGCCACTGTATTAATAGGTGGGATGCCCGCAGCAAGAGTGGGGGATATGGCCACATGTGCCGGCCCTCCTGATTCAATAGTAGCAGGGTCTTCTACTGTATTTATCGGAGGAATGCCAGCTGCTAGGATGGGTGATAGTACCACGCATGGTGGATCTATTGTGGCTGGATTGGCTACTGTTCTAATTGGTTAA
- the vgrG gene encoding type VI secretion system tip protein VgrG, translating to MIDSGDIVTLEILVSGTALPDKIQVMNVTVQRELNRIPYAKITIIDGDAATGDFPVSNGQTLMPGNEVEILAGYRSETATIFKGIIVNHQLKIRDGSSVMLIDCKDKAFKMANSRKSGYFYESKDSDLMEELITRNGLEADLVHTNFTHPELVQYQCTDWDFLVTRAQANGMVVNVENGKVHVSKPDPEQGSVQTVKFGESIFEFDAEMDGRNQVPGVSSFGWNPTDQEIIKVDAKQSGFSLNGNLSTDELANLMNLDPIELKNGGKIPDVLLQDWADSKLMFQQLSKTRGRVKIQGNSEPVPGQVITLEGVGDRFSGDAFVSAVMHQIADGNWTLDVQFGLDPEWFTDQFSIHTQPSSGLLAAIRGLQVGVVSQLEGDPDGEDRIMVKLPVINPEEQGIWCRLSSLDAGSERGFVFRPEIDDEVIVGFINEDPNQAVVLGMLPSSSHPSPLELSDDNHLKGYVSRSGIKVLIDDELSKLEIETPAGKKIVMDDDGESITISDDHGNTITMDGDGIVMDSSADLNIKSSGDINLEGTNINIKSQAELKAEGSAGATLSSSGSTTIKGSLIQIN from the coding sequence ATGATAGATTCAGGTGATATTGTCACTTTGGAAATTTTAGTGTCAGGCACTGCACTCCCTGACAAAATTCAGGTAATGAATGTTACTGTTCAGCGTGAGCTGAATAGAATACCCTATGCAAAAATCACAATAATAGATGGGGATGCAGCCACAGGTGATTTTCCAGTTAGTAATGGACAAACACTAATGCCTGGAAATGAAGTTGAAATTTTGGCGGGTTATCGATCAGAAACGGCCACCATATTTAAAGGGATTATAGTAAATCATCAATTAAAGATCAGAGATGGAAGTTCTGTAATGCTGATAGACTGTAAGGACAAGGCTTTTAAAATGGCCAATAGCCGTAAATCTGGTTATTTCTATGAGTCTAAAGACAGTGACTTGATGGAAGAGCTTATTACCAGAAATGGACTTGAGGCAGATTTAGTGCACACCAATTTTACTCATCCTGAGTTGGTACAATACCAATGTACTGATTGGGATTTCCTGGTAACTAGAGCACAGGCCAATGGAATGGTTGTGAATGTGGAAAATGGTAAGGTACATGTGTCTAAGCCAGATCCAGAACAAGGAAGTGTACAGACTGTGAAGTTTGGAGAAAGCATATTTGAATTTGACGCCGAAATGGATGGCCGGAATCAGGTTCCAGGGGTTTCTTCATTTGGTTGGAATCCGACCGATCAGGAAATAATTAAAGTAGATGCCAAACAATCTGGTTTTAGTCTTAATGGAAACTTATCTACGGACGAATTGGCCAATTTGATGAACCTTGATCCTATTGAGCTTAAAAATGGAGGGAAGATACCCGACGTGCTTTTGCAGGACTGGGCAGACAGTAAATTGATGTTTCAACAACTATCTAAAACCAGAGGAAGGGTAAAAATTCAAGGGAATTCTGAACCTGTACCTGGTCAAGTTATTACTCTGGAAGGGGTAGGTGATAGGTTCTCGGGCGATGCATTTGTCTCTGCTGTCATGCATCAGATTGCAGATGGCAATTGGACGCTTGATGTGCAATTCGGTTTAGATCCAGAATGGTTTACGGATCAGTTCAGTATACATACCCAACCTTCATCCGGCCTTTTGGCTGCTATAAGAGGTTTACAAGTTGGTGTGGTGTCTCAATTGGAAGGTGATCCAGATGGAGAAGACAGAATAATGGTGAAATTACCGGTTATCAATCCTGAAGAACAAGGGATATGGTGTAGGTTGAGCTCATTGGATGCAGGAAGTGAACGGGGTTTTGTATTTAGACCCGAAATTGATGATGAGGTGATTGTAGGGTTTATTAATGAGGATCCCAATCAGGCAGTGGTATTGGGCATGTTGCCTAGTAGTAGCCATCCCAGCCCTTTGGAACTTTCAGATGATAATCACCTGAAGGGGTATGTTTCAAGATCGGGAATAAAGGTATTGATTGACGACGAGTTGAGTAAATTAGAAATTGAGACTCCTGCAGGAAAGAAGATTGTGATGGATGATGATGGAGAGTCGATCACGATTTCGGATGATCATGGCAATACGATTACCATGGATGGAGATGGTATTGTGATGGATAGTTCGGCCGATTTGAATATAAAAAGTAGCGGAGACATAAACCTTGAAGGAACCAATATTAATATTAAATCTCAGGCAGAACTCAAAGCAGAAGGAAGTGCTGGAGCTACATTGTCAAGCAGTGGTTCGACGACAATAAAAGGATCTTTAATACAAATAAATTGA
- a CDS encoding CIS tube protein: protein MSEGKLEKLKLVAYSDPEFSEKVADGEFSTLLNPEKYAYQYKIEQNEDQAPGTSAAPTKFNKKLPEELDLDFLFDRTGIVEGKGSTEDGVIDDIEHFKKVILNYNGEQHKPNYVMISWGSLLFKGSLVEMTVEFKLFRPDGTPLRALAKAKFKGFVEDDLRAAKENRSSPDLTHYRIVKAGDNLPLMTQRIYGDPKYYLEVARVNKLINFRNLKPGQAIYFPPITKQGSA from the coding sequence ATGAGCGAAGGAAAATTAGAGAAACTGAAGCTTGTCGCTTATAGTGATCCTGAATTCAGTGAAAAGGTGGCTGATGGGGAGTTTTCGACTTTGCTTAACCCTGAGAAATACGCTTATCAATATAAAATTGAACAAAATGAGGATCAGGCACCCGGAACGAGTGCTGCTCCTACCAAATTCAATAAAAAACTTCCTGAAGAACTCGATTTGGATTTCTTATTTGACAGGACAGGAATTGTTGAGGGTAAAGGAAGTACTGAAGATGGGGTTATTGATGATATCGAGCATTTTAAAAAAGTAATTCTAAACTATAACGGGGAGCAGCATAAGCCTAATTATGTAATGATCTCCTGGGGAAGCCTTCTTTTTAAAGGCAGTTTGGTAGAAATGACTGTGGAGTTTAAGTTGTTTAGACCAGATGGTACACCTCTCCGTGCTCTAGCAAAGGCTAAATTCAAAGGTTTTGTAGAGGATGATTTAAGGGCTGCAAAAGAAAACAGAAGTTCTCCGGATTTAACACATTACAGAATAGTGAAGGCCGGAGATAATTTACCCTTAATGACACAAAGAATCTATGGCGACCCCAAGTATTATTTAGAGGTGGCCAGGGTGAATAAGCTAATTAATTTCAGAAACCTAAAGCCAGGACAAGCGATATACTTCCCTCCCATTACAAAACAAGGGTCGGCGTAA
- a CDS encoding DUF5908 family protein, with product MAINIKEMHIKFHVEEAGKAKQGVGIDKEKVVAQCVEQVMEILKLKKER from the coding sequence ATGGCAATAAATATAAAGGAAATGCATATCAAATTTCATGTCGAAGAGGCAGGAAAGGCGAAACAAGGAGTAGGCATTGACAAAGAAAAGGTTGTTGCTCAGTGTGTAGAACAGGTTATGGAAATACTTAAGCTTAAAAAAGAAAGGTAA
- a CDS encoding phage tail protein: MEDVYPYASFHFKVSISGLDDTEDYYFQSISGLDVSMDTEEYAEGGENRFKHKLPVKTKYSNLILKRGLAGSTGLTDWFKEAMENFNFETRSITIDLLNEEHEPLITWNVVNAFPVKMTIDSFNAMESKLAIESMEFSYQYFTRIN; encoded by the coding sequence ATGGAAGATGTTTACCCCTATGCAAGTTTCCATTTTAAAGTTTCCATTTCAGGATTGGACGATACGGAAGACTATTATTTTCAATCGATATCAGGCTTGGATGTAAGCATGGATACTGAAGAATATGCTGAAGGTGGAGAAAACAGGTTTAAGCATAAATTGCCTGTGAAAACCAAATATTCTAACCTGATTTTAAAAAGAGGGCTTGCAGGTTCAACTGGGTTAACTGATTGGTTTAAAGAAGCCATGGAAAACTTCAATTTTGAAACAAGATCCATTACAATCGATTTATTGAATGAAGAACATGAGCCTTTAATCACATGGAATGTGGTAAATGCCTTCCCCGTTAAAATGACGATTGATTCTTTTAACGCCATGGAAAGCAAGCTGGCAATAGAATCTATGGAATTTTCTTATCAATATTTTACAAGGATTAATTAA
- a CDS encoding phage tail protein produces the protein MSYPLSKFHFSVDWGGTIIGFTEVSGLDVETEVIEYRHGASPEYSKIKMPGMQKFSNITLKSGTFAGDNEFYEWWNTVSLNQIERRDITIKLLNEEHEPVVTWKVKNAWPTKIQSTDLKADGNEVAIQTMELVHEGLSIQND, from the coding sequence ATGAGTTATCCATTATCCAAGTTTCATTTCTCAGTTGATTGGGGTGGAACTATAATAGGTTTTACAGAAGTTTCTGGTCTTGATGTGGAAACGGAAGTTATAGAATACAGGCATGGGGCCAGTCCCGAATACAGTAAAATCAAAATGCCAGGCATGCAAAAATTCAGCAATATTACCCTGAAAAGCGGGACTTTTGCTGGCGACAATGAGTTTTATGAATGGTGGAATACGGTTAGTCTAAATCAGATTGAAAGAAGGGACATCACCATTAAATTGTTGAATGAAGAGCATGAACCAGTAGTTACCTGGAAAGTAAAAAATGCCTGGCCTACCAAAATTCAATCTACAGACTTGAAGGCGGATGGCAATGAAGTGGCCATTCAAACCATGGAATTGGTCCATGAAGGTCTTAGTATTCAAAATGATTAA
- a CDS encoding phage tail sheath family protein — translation MAANYRTPGVYIEEISKFPPSVAQVETAIPAFIGYTEKARENEADTSETLFLEPKRIVSLLEYETFFGGPDPETGLKVQVTEEAGEKAILVEAPDPEDKSPFLMFYSLQAYFANGGGPCYVISVGIYDDADPVTPVTMAALNTGLQELEKEDEPTLILFPDATALPEAAEFYSIYNNALALCRKMRDRFTIIDTYTNNMETEISLESGVRELITSDLEEKKYGAVYFPYLETILNYSYDPEQTEVTHLITDASPVSDILEEVDDILVEAEGIITDLPTEVSAFSGADTAIQGGTDEEAVTNKGTVVDPLNAIIDALNEFVGLMAEIVEDTNNVAAMAEEQNETLATAATEAANALNDELEEGGDVPTFIAALQGHLDILNGDITGDAVKQASVDANTALTNTDVNVLLQSVLDLIDPAILDAMLDIEELDMESEGVLNGFSLSDVEAIDSATYNKIKAEINRVKVVLPPSSLVAGIYAKVDSNIGVWKAPANISLNYVVKPTVKITNDMQDRLNVDTIAGKSINAIRSFTGKGTLIWGARTLAGNDNEWRFISVRRFFNMVEESVKNATQQFVFDANDANTWVKVRAMIENFLILQWRAGALAGAKPEHAFYVRVGLGQTMTAMDILEGKMNVEIGMAVVRPAEFIILKFSHKMQES, via the coding sequence ATGGCAGCAAATTATAGAACCCCAGGTGTATACATTGAGGAAATATCGAAATTTCCTCCATCCGTAGCCCAAGTAGAAACCGCAATTCCGGCTTTTATAGGCTACACAGAAAAGGCCAGAGAAAATGAAGCGGATACAAGCGAAACATTATTTCTCGAACCCAAACGAATCGTTTCATTACTGGAATATGAAACCTTTTTTGGCGGGCCAGATCCTGAAACTGGACTTAAAGTTCAGGTAACAGAGGAAGCTGGAGAAAAAGCGATCTTAGTGGAAGCCCCTGATCCTGAAGACAAGTCTCCATTTTTAATGTTTTATTCCTTACAGGCTTATTTTGCAAATGGTGGGGGGCCTTGTTATGTGATTTCGGTAGGTATATATGATGACGCTGACCCAGTTACTCCTGTAACGATGGCAGCATTAAACACAGGCTTGCAGGAGTTGGAAAAAGAAGATGAGCCCACCTTGATATTATTCCCAGATGCTACAGCACTTCCTGAAGCGGCTGAGTTTTACTCCATCTACAACAATGCACTTGCACTGTGTAGAAAAATGAGAGATAGGTTTACGATCATCGATACCTATACAAATAATATGGAAACGGAGATTTCTTTGGAATCCGGCGTTAGGGAATTAATAACCTCTGATTTGGAAGAAAAGAAATATGGGGCGGTTTACTTTCCTTACCTGGAAACGATTCTGAACTACAGTTATGACCCAGAACAAACAGAAGTTACTCATTTAATTACAGATGCATCACCTGTTTCTGATATACTAGAGGAAGTGGATGATATTCTGGTTGAGGCCGAAGGTATCATTACAGACTTGCCTACTGAAGTGTCCGCTTTTTCAGGAGCAGATACGGCTATCCAAGGTGGTACAGATGAAGAAGCTGTAACGAATAAGGGCACTGTAGTTGACCCATTGAATGCCATTATCGATGCCTTGAATGAATTTGTAGGCTTAATGGCTGAAATCGTAGAAGATACCAATAATGTGGCTGCCATGGCTGAAGAGCAAAATGAGACACTTGCTACAGCTGCAACCGAAGCCGCCAATGCATTGAATGATGAACTAGAAGAAGGTGGAGATGTCCCCACATTTATTGCCGCGCTTCAAGGTCACCTTGATATATTGAATGGAGACATCACCGGAGATGCTGTGAAACAAGCTTCAGTGGATGCCAATACTGCTTTGACAAATACGGATGTTAATGTTTTACTTCAGTCTGTATTGGATTTAATCGATCCAGCCATATTGGATGCGATGTTGGATATTGAAGAATTGGATATGGAATCTGAAGGGGTGCTCAATGGATTTTCCTTAAGTGATGTAGAAGCCATTGATAGTGCTACCTACAATAAGATAAAAGCTGAAATTAACAGGGTCAAGGTAGTTCTGCCTCCTTCATCTCTTGTAGCGGGTATCTACGCCAAAGTAGATTCAAATATTGGAGTTTGGAAAGCACCGGCCAATATATCTTTAAACTATGTTGTCAAGCCTACTGTGAAGATCACAAATGACATGCAGGATAGGTTGAATGTAGACACCATTGCCGGAAAATCCATTAATGCAATCCGGTCTTTTACCGGAAAAGGAACCTTGATATGGGGAGCCAGAACATTAGCTGGGAATGACAATGAATGGCGTTTTATATCCGTTAGGAGGTTTTTCAATATGGTGGAAGAATCCGTTAAAAATGCTACCCAGCAATTTGTTTTTGACGCCAATGATGCTAACACATGGGTGAAAGTACGGGCAATGATAGAAAATTTCCTTATTCTCCAATGGAGAGCTGGTGCATTGGCAGGAGCCAAGCCTGAGCATGCTTTCTACGTCCGTGTTGGTTTAGGACAAACCATGACAGCAATGGATATTTTGGAAGGAAAAATGAATGTTGAGATAGGCATGGCGGTTGTAAGGCCGGCTGAATTTATCATTCTTAAATTCTCTCACAAAATGCAGGAATCCTGA
- a CDS encoding DUF4255 domain-containing protein yields MIFEVFQILKEQINHYFEEVGLENSELVIDNIALAEGAAEAADGMRDKMVLTLVNLHEEGTLKNFSNHYVNDNKVQYRNRVINLHLFLLFSANRNVYSNSLIDLSAVINFFQGKKRFTQANTVFNRELEAMENVGNFNFTVELYTPTFEEMNFIWGTLGGKQLPSVLYQLNLLPMERDMTHSEGPLIESVHSDVKHKN; encoded by the coding sequence ATGATTTTTGAAGTTTTTCAAATATTAAAAGAGCAGATTAACCATTATTTTGAGGAAGTGGGGCTGGAAAACTCCGAATTGGTGATAGATAATATCGCCCTAGCTGAAGGAGCGGCTGAGGCCGCTGATGGGATGAGGGACAAAATGGTGTTGACACTTGTAAACCTTCATGAAGAAGGAACATTAAAGAATTTTTCAAACCATTATGTCAATGACAATAAGGTGCAGTACAGGAATAGGGTAATTAACCTTCACCTTTTTCTCCTTTTTTCTGCAAACAGGAATGTATACAGCAATTCACTAATTGATCTATCAGCCGTAATTAATTTTTTCCAGGGGAAAAAACGTTTTACCCAAGCCAATACTGTTTTCAATAGGGAACTAGAGGCAATGGAGAATGTAGGGAATTTTAATTTCACTGTAGAGTTGTATACCCCCACTTTTGAGGAGATGAATTTTATATGGGGTACACTTGGTGGTAAGCAATTGCCTTCTGTCTTGTATCAACTGAATCTTCTACCTATGGAAAGGGACATGACGCATAGTGAAGGGCCATTGATAGAAAGTGTCCATTCGGATGTTAAACACAAGAACTGA
- the kefF gene encoding glutathione-regulated potassium-efflux system oxidoreductase KefF, whose protein sequence is MKNILVLMAHPKLEHSKVIARLMASINGLENIEITDLYERYPDFNIDVQHEQEMLISADIVILMHPLYWYSAPPLMKQWIDLVLEYNWAYGHKGIYLKGKYLFNAISTGGSIDAYSTKGHHGFPIKEFLLPFKQTARLCNMVYLPPFHIAGTHNITSKKLQQEINDFKALILHLRDNPNYYKLEQLPFLNDFKQ, encoded by the coding sequence ATGAAAAATATACTGGTCCTGATGGCCCACCCTAAATTGGAGCATTCAAAGGTGATTGCCAGATTAATGGCTTCCATTAATGGTCTGGAAAATATCGAAATTACAGATCTTTACGAGCGCTATCCAGATTTTAATATTGATGTGCAACACGAGCAGGAAATGCTTATCAGTGCAGACATTGTGATATTGATGCACCCCCTATATTGGTATTCTGCACCTCCTTTGATGAAACAATGGATAGACCTGGTTCTGGAATACAACTGGGCCTATGGACACAAAGGCATTTACCTCAAAGGCAAGTACCTTTTCAATGCGATCAGCACGGGTGGTTCCATAGACGCTTACAGTACAAAAGGTCATCATGGTTTCCCCATAAAGGAATTCTTACTGCCCTTTAAACAAACAGCAAGGTTGTGTAATATGGTCTACCTACCCCCTTTCCATATTGCCGGCACCCATAATATTACATCAAAGAAGTTGCAGCAGGAGATCAATGACTTTAAAGCACTTATCTTACACCTGCGAGACAATCCAAATTATTATAAATTGGAACAGCTTCCTTTTTTAAATGATTTCAAGCAATAG
- a CDS encoding monovalent cation:proton antiporter-2 (CPA2) family protein has product MENGFLFQAIIYLSAAVICVPLAKKVGMGSVLGYLLAGIVIGPYLMGFIGEEGEDIMHFAEFGVVMMLFLIGLELEPSKLWKMRQMITKVGLSQVLVTTLIFFGILYLTGIGWRQSLAISTSLALSSTAITLQSLKEKNQMNTAAGRNSFAVLLMQDIAVIPILAILPLIALAATSEADVGHMSPIAQFPGWLQTLLVFGAVILVVILGRYVMVPMLRLVAKTRLRELFVGGALLVVLGIAFLMEMVGLSPALGTFLGGVILANSQFKHELESDLEPFKGLLLGLFFIAVGASINFGLISENALMVFAITLSVLLIKSLVLFGIGKVNKISLDQNLIFALGLSQVGEFAFVTFSFATELHILNEKTTEILMAVTALSMTFTPLLMLFNERLLLANIGTKNKEEKPHDEMEESNKVILAGFSHYGSTVGRFLRANGIKATILDSDSDRVELLREMGFEVYYGDVTRADLLEMAGAREASILISAIRDPDTNYRLISMVQKHFPHLELMVRAQNRMDAFEFMEMKVPHIYRQNLDSAVRMGKDVLIKLGFRAHTVHRLAQNFIKYDEEGLTELAKVKDDKKAYIKTVKKAIEMQENLLSFELNRRFSLNDHAWDSETIKDGEEKNKE; this is encoded by the coding sequence ATGGAAAATGGATTTTTATTTCAGGCAATCATCTACCTTTCAGCGGCTGTTATTTGCGTTCCCTTGGCAAAGAAAGTTGGAATGGGTTCCGTATTGGGCTATTTATTGGCAGGTATTGTAATTGGCCCTTACCTTATGGGTTTTATAGGTGAAGAAGGTGAGGACATCATGCATTTTGCAGAATTTGGAGTAGTCATGATGCTCTTCCTTATCGGTCTGGAATTGGAACCTTCCAAACTTTGGAAAATGCGACAGATGATCACTAAGGTTGGCCTTTCTCAGGTATTGGTAACCACCTTGATCTTCTTCGGAATACTCTATTTAACGGGTATAGGCTGGCGCCAATCTTTGGCCATAAGTACTTCTCTTGCCCTTTCCTCTACAGCCATCACCTTACAATCGCTCAAAGAAAAAAATCAAATGAATACGGCAGCAGGAAGAAATTCATTTGCTGTGTTACTGATGCAAGACATTGCCGTCATACCCATTTTGGCCATTTTGCCACTGATAGCCCTTGCTGCCACTTCTGAAGCTGATGTTGGCCATATGAGTCCCATAGCCCAATTCCCTGGCTGGTTACAAACATTACTGGTTTTTGGGGCAGTGATCCTGGTGGTGATATTGGGAAGGTACGTAATGGTACCCATGCTCAGACTGGTAGCAAAAACCAGGTTGAGAGAGCTCTTTGTTGGGGGTGCACTATTGGTTGTACTAGGAATAGCCTTTTTAATGGAAATGGTGGGTTTAAGTCCGGCTTTAGGTACCTTCCTGGGCGGTGTGATATTGGCCAACTCTCAGTTCAAGCACGAACTGGAAAGTGATCTAGAACCCTTTAAAGGCTTACTATTGGGATTGTTTTTTATTGCGGTGGGCGCTTCTATTAATTTTGGCCTAATCAGTGAGAATGCATTGATGGTATTTGCCATCACCCTATCCGTGTTGTTAATAAAAAGCCTTGTCCTTTTTGGCATAGGTAAAGTGAATAAAATCAGCCTTGATCAAAACCTCATTTTTGCCCTGGGCCTAAGTCAGGTAGGTGAATTTGCCTTTGTTACTTTTTCATTTGCTACAGAACTACATATACTGAATGAAAAAACAACAGAAATACTCATGGCTGTGACGGCTTTAAGCATGACTTTCACCCCATTGCTTATGCTTTTCAATGAAAGGCTGCTACTAGCTAATATAGGCACTAAAAACAAAGAAGAGAAGCCCCATGATGAGATGGAAGAAAGCAATAAGGTGATTCTTGCAGGATTTTCTCATTATGGCAGTACCGTGGGTAGATTTTTGAGGGCCAATGGTATCAAAGCCACCATATTGGATAGCGACTCGGATCGGGTGGAACTGCTGCGGGAAATGGGCTTTGAGGTATATTATGGAGATGTAACCAGAGCAGATCTGCTGGAGATGGCTGGAGCCAGGGAAGCTAGCATTTTGATTTCAGCAATTAGGGACCCAGACACCAATTACCGGTTGATAAGCATGGTTCAGAAGCACTTCCCACACCTGGAACTTATGGTAAGGGCACAAAACAGAATGGATGCCTTCGAGTTTATGGAAATGAAAGTGCCCCATATTTACAGGCAAAACCTGGACAGTGCGGTGAGAATGGGCAAAGATGTATTGATCAAACTAGGCTTTAGGGCACATACTGTACACCGACTGGCACAGAATTTTATCAAATACGATGAAGAAGGATTAACGGAATTGGCGAAGGTAAAAGACGACAAAAAAGCCTATATCAAAACAGTAAAAAAAGCCATAGAAATGCAGGAAAACCTACTTTCCTTTGAACTAAACCGACGCTTCAGCCTCAACGACCACGCCTGGGACTCAGAAACAATTAAAGATGGAGAGGAAAAGAACAAGGAATAG